The window CCTGTTCAACATTGGTGCGGGTGTGGATGCCTTGCTCCAGCTGAAACTGCCGCCAGCGCTGAAGGTGGTGCGTCTGGACGACGCGGGCATGTCGGTACAGATGGCCGAATACGTGTGCCATGCGGTGATCCGGCATTTCCGTGAGTTCGACGGCTACGACACCGACACCCAATTGGGTAAATGGTCGTACCGCAAGCCCCGCAGCCGCGCCGACTTTGCAGTCGGCGTGATGGGCTTGGGTGTGTTGGGCGAGCGTGTGGCCAAAGCGCTGCAGGTGTTTGAATTTCCGGTCAACGGCTACAGCCGCAGCCCCAAAGACCTGCCCGGCATCCGCTGCTTCAGCGGGGCGCAGAGCCTGCCCGAATTCCTGCAGGCCACGCGTGTGCTGGTGAATCTGATGCCGCTCACGACCGAGACCGAAAACATCCTGAACCAAGACACGCTCTCGCAACTGCAAAAAGGCGGTTACGTCATCAACGTGGCCCGTGGCAAACACTTGGTCGAAGATGACCTGATCGCCCTCATTGACCAGGGGCACCTCGCGGGTGCGACACTTGACGTGTTCCGAACCGAGCCGCTGCCTGTTGGGCACCCGTTCTGGCAACACCCGAAAATCACCGTGACGCCCCATACCTCGGCCCGCACCCTGCGCGAAGAAAGCATCGCGCAAATCGTGGGCAAAATGCAGGCCCTGCAGCGCGGCGAAGCGATCAATGGTGTGGTCGACCACCAGCGCGGCTACTGAACCGAAAGCGTCTTCCATGTCCATGCCTTCCAAAGTTCAACTCATCGACGTCGGCCCCCGTGATGGCCTGCAAAACGAAAAACAGCCGGTGCCCGCAGCGGTCAAAATCGAGCTGGTGCACCGCCTGCAGGCTGCGGGTCTGACCGAGATCGAGGTCACCAGTTTTGTGTCCCCGAAGTGGGTGCCGCAGATGGCCGACAACGCGGTTGTGATGGCGGGCATCACGCGCCAAGCGGGCGTGCGTTATTCGGTGCTCACACCCAACATGGTGGGTTACCAAGCGGCGGTGGCTTCGAAGCCCGATGAGATTGTGGTCTTTGGTGCCGCCAGCCAGGCCTTCAGCCAAAAGAACATCAACTGCTCGATCGTAGAAAGCATGGAGCGGTTTGCACCTGTGGTGCAAGCCGCCTTGGCCGCGGGCATTGCGGTGCGCGGCGCCATGAGCTGCACCGTGGGCTGCCCCTATGAGGGCGAAGTCTCACCGACCAGTGTGGCCCACTTGGCGGGTTTGATGAAACAGATCGGTGTGCAGCGCGTGGACGTGGCCGACACCATCGGCACCGGCACACCGCTCAAGGTGCAAAAGGCCATTGAAGCCACGCTGCAGCATTTCGACATCGACCACATCTGCGGGCACTTTCACGACACCTACGGACAGGCGCTGGCCAACACGCTGGCGGCGCTGCAAATGGGGGTGTGGAATTTCCAGTCGTCCGTGGCGGGCCTGGGCGGCTGCCCTTATGCCAAGGGCGCCACGGGCAACGTGGCCACCGAAGACGTGGTCTATATGCTGCACGGCATGGGCATTGCCACGGGCATTGACTTGGACAAGCTGGTGGATGCGGGGGCCTTCATCAGCGACTTTCTGGGCCGTCAACCCAACTCGAACGTGGCCCGGGCCATCCTCAACAAGCGGGCGGGTTGAACCATGTGTGGTGCTGAACTGCATTCGCTGCCCGAGGGCGTGCAACGCGTGGCTCGGGCCTTGCAAGACGCGGATCACCCCCATGTTCCGGTCATGCTCGATGGCGCGGCTCGCACCGCGCAAGAGGCCGCCGATGCCTTGGGTGTGGAGCTGGGTCAGATCGCCAAGAGCGTGATTTTCAAGCGCAAAGAAGATGGTGTTGCCGTGCTGGTGGTGGCCTCGGGCGACCGCCGTGTGGACGAAAAAAAGGTGTCGGCCCTGGTAGGCAAAATTGGCCGCGCCGATGCGGATTTTGTGAAGGCGCAGACCGGCTTCGCCATTGGCGGTGTGTCTCCCGTGGCGCACCTGCACCCGCCAGTGACTTTGCTGGACCAGGATTTGTGGCGTTTTGACGAGATCTGGGCCGCTGCCGGTCATCCCCATGGCGTTTTTCGCTTGCGCCCTCAAGACCTGCCCGATTTGACCGGGGCACGCTCGGTCGATGTGGTGCAGGCCAGCCCCGGTGCCCAAGTGCAGACAGCCGATGCGTGCAGGGCTCTGGCTCAGGATGCCCCATGAGTGTGCACACCAAAATATTGGCCCAACGTGCGGCGCAAGTGCTGGCCGAGGCCGTGCCAAATGTGCCATCACCCTGTATCTCGGTCTGTGTGATGGACCCGCAGGCCGAGGTGTGTGTGGGTTGCTGGCGCAGCCTCCAAGAGATTGGTGCCTGGAGCCGCATGCCCGACGAAGCCAAGCGCCAGGTTTGGCAACGTATTCAGCAGCGCCTGACGGGCTTAGGCGGCGCCTAAGTGGCAGCGACAGCGCTGCGGTCCACCACAATCAGCACATTGCAGGGCGACTCTTCCACCAGCGATTTGGCGGTGGAGCCGCTCCACCAGCGGCGCAGCAGGTTGGGTTCGTGTTTGTGTCCGACCACGATCAGGTCCGCACCTGCGCGTTCGGCAAAGTCCGACAACTCCCGAATGACCTCACCTTTGAGTACTTCGCCTTGCACCGTGTAACCCATGGTTTGCAGGGTTTGCACACCTTGAGCCAGTTGTTCTCTCAGGGTTTCTTCTACAGGCCCGTTGTCGGCCGATGTGTAGTAGCCCATTTCCATCGAGCCGACATCCAAGGGGTTGGGGGCCACCGCCACCAAGGTCAGGCGGGGCTGGCCCCAATGCGCCAGCTCCTTGAGCTCCAGCATGGCCTTTTGCCCACTGTTCGAACCGTCATAGGCCAGGATGATGTGCTTGTACATGGCGTCTCCTTGAAGTGCGGTCGGTGACTCTGGCCCGGTGTGGGCGTGGTGGTCACTTGCTCGTGCAATTCATTCTACGGACAAGACCGCCAGCGCAAGTTGGTGTTGACCCTATAGACTTGGACCCAATACAAAGCGTTGAGCGAGACACCACACACAGCTGAGCACCGATGAAAACCATTCATTTTTATATCGATTTCATTTCACCTTACGCATGGCTCGGTTTTGATGCCTTGCCCCGGGCCTTGGAAGGCATCAGCCACCGTGTGGTGCACAAGCCGGTGCTGTTTGCGGCCATGCTCAAGCATCACGGGCAATTGGGTCCGGCAGAAATTCCCAGCAAGCGCGACTGGACCTACCGGCAGGTGCTGTGGCTGGCCCGTCAGCAGGGCACGCCTTTGCAGTTACCGGCCATGCACCCCTTCAACCCGCTGGGCTTGTTGCGTTTGGCCACGGCGTGTGACGTCGACGGCACGCCCAGCCGCTATGTGTGCGAGAAAATTTTCCGCCATGTCTGGTGCCACGGGCAGGACGCGGCCGACCCCGAGCGCCTGGCGGCTTTGACGGCGGAGCTGGCCCCAGCCCTTGACCCCAGCAGCGCCCAAGTCAAACAAGCTTTGCAAATGCACGCCCAAGAGGCGATTGAGCAGGGGGTGTTTGGTGTGCCCAGCTGGGTGGTTGATGGCCGTGTGTTTTGGGGGCAAGATGCGCTGCCCATGCTGAGGGCCTATTTGCAGGGCGATGTTTGGTTTGAGGGCCCTGACTGGCAGGCCCCGGCTTTGTGTGGGGTGGGTGTCAAGCGCACATGATCTGATGACATCGCGCCAAAGAAAAAACCCGATCGCATGACGCGATCGGGTTTTTTGTTGAAAGGGTTTAAGTTGGCAAGACAGGGCTTGCCAACTTGGGCCTTTTAGTGAGCGGCAGAGCCTTGTGAGGTGGTGCCGTCAAAGCTGGGGAAACGGACGTTTTCGACCATGTCCTGAACTTCCTGGTCTGGTGCTTTGGTCAGCAGCGACACGATGATGATCACCGCAAAGCCGACGGGCACACCAAAGATACCAGCCGAGATGGGGGCGATGTCCCACCAGGTGTTGGCCTTCAGGATTTCAGGGGTCAGCGAACCCTCATGGAACAAGCCGTACATCCAAGGATGGGTTTTGACCATGTAGTAGAACGAAATGGCCAAGCCCGACACCATCCCCAGGGAGGCGCCCCACTTGTTGGCACGCTTCCAGAAGATGCCCAAGGTCAACGCAGGGAAGAAGGCCGCGGCTGCAAACGAGAAGGCTGCAGACACCAGGAACAAAATGTCCGCCATGCGCAGCGATGCCACATAAGCCGCAGCCAGAGCCACGAACACCAAAATGACTTTGGAAATCGCGACACGGCGGTTGGCCGATGCGTTGGGGTCAACGATTTTGTAGTACACGTCGTGTGACAAGGCATTGGCAACCGTCAGCAACAAGCCATCGGCTGTGGACAAGGCCGCGGCCAAACCACCAGCAGCCACCAGACCCGAAATCACGAAGGGCAAGCCGCCGATTTCAGGTGTGGCCAAGACCACAATGTCACCGCCCAAGCGGATCTCTGCCAACTGCAAGATGCCATCTTTGTTGATGTCCGACACCGCCATCAGCGTGGGGTCGACCACGTTCCAGCGGGCAATCCATCCCGGCAACTGGTCAAACGGTGTGCCGACCAAGAGGGTGTAGATGTCGAACTTGACCAACACCGCCAAAGCAGGCGCTGTGAAGTACAACAATGAGATGAAGAACAGCGACCAAGCCACCGACTCACGCGCCTCACGCACCGAAGGCACGGTGTAAAAGCGCATCAGGATGTGGGGCAAAGCCGCCGTACCGATCATCAAGCAGAAGACCAGGGCCAAGAAGTTCTTGCGGGCCACATCGCGTGCCGCGTCATCTTTGCCGGGGAAGGGCTCAGCATGGCGCAGGGGTGGGGCTGCACGGGTCGTGTTGGTGGTGCGGGCGGCGGTGTAAGCCGCCTTGGCAGCCGCTTCATCCTTTGGCAAAGCGGCAAGAGCGGCTTCAGCGGCCTTGATGTCGGCGGCTGGCGCGTTGGCGGCCTTCAGCTCTTCCAGCTTTTTGGTGGCAGCTTCTTTGTCAGCGGCCATGGCTGCGGGCACATCTTTCAGCTTTTCAGCGGCTGCATCGGCGCGTGCTTTGAAGATACCGCGAACTTCCAGTTCTTTGGGGTCTTTCAGCAGTTGCTCTTCTTTGGCCGTCACTTTTTCCAGCAAGTAGCCATAAGCCACCTGTGGCACTGGATTGCTGGTGTGTTTCACCGACAACCAAACCACGGGGATCATGTAGGCCACGATCAGGATCAGGTACTGCGCCACCTGGGTCCAGGTCACTGCGCGCATACCGCCCAAGAACGAGCACACCAAGATACCGGCCAAGCCGACATACACGCCCACGTCGAAGGACAGACCGGTCAAGCGGGCGGTGATCAAGCCCACGCCGAAGATCTGCGCCACCACGTAAACGAAGGACACCAAGATGGCCGCAAACACGCCAATCAGGCGAGCCATGTTGCCGCCGTAGCGTGCGCCCAAGAAGTCAGGGATGGTGAACTGGCCAAACTTACGCAGGTAAGGTGCCAAGAACAAGGCCACCAAGCAGTAGCCGCCGGTCCAGCCCAAGATGAAGGCCAAACCGCCGTAACCTGTCAGGTAGAGTGTGCCGGCCATACCGATGAAGGAAGCCGCTGACATCCAGTCAGAGCCTGTGGCCATGCCGTTATATACAGCGGGCACGCGGCGACCGGCCACATAGTATTCGGCCGCATCGTTGGTGCGACTCATCACACCAATGCCGCCGTACAAGAGCACGGTGGCCGCCAAGAAGGCGTAGCCGATGTACTCTTTGGGCATCCCCATCTGTTCAAGGATGGCGAGCAAGATGACGAAGGCCGCGAAGCCACCGCCGTAAAACAAGAAAACTTTGTTCAGAGATTTCTGAAACTGGCTTTGGGTTTGGCCTTCGCCGCCGAAAACGCTCATGCTTCTTCTCCTTCTGCCACGCCATATTCCTTGTCCAGGTTGTTCATATAGCGTGCGTAGTACCAAATGATCAGGCAATACACGATCAGAGCGCCTTGGGCAGCGACCCAAAACGAGAACGGCCAGCCAAAAAAGCTGAACGTCAAATCACGTGAAAAGTACAAAAGCACGAACGTGACAAAGAACCACAGGGCCAGCAACAGCCCCGTGATCCTTAAGTTTTTGCCCCAGTATTCCTGGTGCCGCGCAGTGAGCTGCATCGTCATCTCCTTCTTGTTAAAAAAATCAAACTACCGACTGTCACACTTGAATTTGTCCATCACCCTCTGTGGGTGTTGTGATCACACAGGTCTGTCCAATGAGAGACCTGTTTCCCGCTCCAGTTGGGCGGCCACCTTGGGCTCGAAACCTTTGAGGTGGCGCATCACCTCCAAGGCTTTATCGGGCGCATGCATCTCCATGTGCACCCGGGCCATTTGGTACCAGGCGTAGGGACTCATGGACTGCAATTCGGTGTTGCGCTTGAAGGCGAGCAAAGACTCTTCGAACCGCCGCTGGCGCACCAAGACCAAACCCAGTCCGTACCAGGCGCGGTCCATTTTTTCGTCGATCTGAATGGCGGCCCTGAAGGCTTGTTCGGCGTCCTGACTTAGGCCCAATTCTTCGCGCACGAAGCCCACGTTGAAGTGGGCATTGGCGTTGGTCGGTGTGAGCGCCAAGGCGCGTTCAAAAAACCCCAAGGCCTGAACCCAGCGTTTGTCGTTCAACTCCTTGAAGCCCACGCTGTTCAAGGCCAACACATCTTCCGGGTTGATTTGGAGGATTTCATGAAAGACAGCATGGGCTTGGTTGCGCAAACCCAAAACCAAAAGCACCTTGGCTTGCAGACGCAGCCAAAAGCACCGACCTCGGTTGGAGGTGTTCAGGTGGGGGGCAGAAAGGTGGGTTTTCACTGACATGCCGCGATCCCCATCTCGAGGCACAGTTCAATTTTCAATTGCACCACCACGACCCAGGCAATTAAAAGCCAGCTGCTGGTGGCCAGCGGAATGTGTTGGTCCAGGATCAGTTTCGGGCTGATCTTGCGGGTGAGCCACAAAGCGGGCTTGGAGGCCACATCCAGCAATTGCCAAAAAACATTGTTGTCACGGTTGGAGCCCGCCAGCAATCCCAACAAGAAGCGTCCAACAATGAACATGAGGGAGAGTTCAATCAGACTTTTGGCAATGACAATGGCAAGCAACATAGGACTTTTTGATGGAGGTCAAAATAATTTTTCGGATTCTATGAATCGACATCTTGTCCACCTAATTGGCTTTAAATCCTTAAAAAAATAGGTAAATTCAATTCTTAGCCGAGCATTTGCAAGGCTTCATTCGGAGAGTGAGAACTACCTGACGTCTGCCTTACATTTTTCGGGGTTTGGTTTGAATTTGTGCGGTCAAAATTCAAGGGAAAACACCAATAAAAAAGGGGCCTTTTGGGGGATGTTTTCCCTCACCCGCTGCGTCCAAAGCGCAGAAGTTCGGCACACGCAGCTGCGCAGTTGTGCTGGGGTGGGGGCGCCCAGTTTGGGTGGGCACAGGGGGGGTCACCAGCCTTTGGGAATGTCTCTGCCTGCAGCGGTCTCTTGCGCTTCCCAGCGGTTCATCAGCCAGGCGTAAACGACCACGATGCCGATGAACAGCAGGATGGAGCCTTGCGCTGCCATCCAAAAATACAAAGGCCAGCCCCAAACCAGCACAGAGAGCTCTCGCGCAAAAAAGCTGGGGCCAAAGCTGATCAACAGCCACGCCAGCAAAAGCACCGAAGTCAAAATGCGTTTTTTGTGGATGAAAGCCATGGTGTCTGGCCCTGTCAGTTTCTGACGAAAGCTTCACCAATCCACTGGGCCGCTTTCTCGGCAATCATGAGTGTGGGGCTGTTGGTGTTGCCGCTGGTGATGGTGGGCATGACCCCGGCATCCACCACACGCAAACCCGTGATGCCGCGGACCTGCAAGCGGCCATTGACCACCGCCATGGGGTCGTCCTCGCGCCCCATGCGGGTGGTGCCCACGGGGTGGAAGATGGTGCTGGCGATGTCCCCCGCCAGTTTGGCCAGCTCTTCATCGGTTTGGTACTGCACGCCGGGTTTGAATTCTTCGGGCTGGAAAGGCTTCATGGCGTCTTGCGACATGATGCGGCGGGTCACGCGCAAACTGTCGGCGGCCACTTTGCGGTCTTCGGCGGTGGCCAAGTAGTTGGGCGCAATCGCGGGCGCGTCCTCAAAACGGGGACTGGTGATGTTCACCGTGCCCCGACTCGTCGGGTTGAGGTTGCACACACTGGCCGTGATGGCCGGGAAGCTGTGCAGCGGCTCGCCAAATGCATCCAGACTCAATGGCTGAACGTGGTACTGGATGTTGGCGTGAGGCTGCGACGGGTCGCTCTTGGTGAATGCGCCCAGCTGACTCGGTGCCATGCTCATGGGGCCTGTGCGTTTCATGGCGTATTCCATGCCGATCATGGCCTTGCCCCACAAGCTGTTGGCCAAGGTGTTCAGAGTTTTGGCCCCTTTGACTTTGTAGACAGAGCGGATTTGCAAATGGTCTTGCAAGTTGGCCCCAACGCCGGGCAGATCGTGTTTCACTTCAACACCCACACCTTGCAACAGCGCTGCAGGCCCGATGCCCGAGAGCTGCAAAATTTGCGCAGAACCGATGCTGCCCGCGCTCAAAATGACTTCTTGTGTGGCCTTGACTTCGACCATCTCCAGCCCTGTCCAGACTTGAGCACCTGTGCACCGCTTTTCGCCATTGGGCTGGGTCTCAATCAAGAGCTGGCTCACCTGGGCTTTGTTCCACAACTCAAAGTTGGGACGTGAATAGCAGGTGGGGCGCAAAAAAGCTTTGGCCGTGTTCCAGCGCCAACC is drawn from Limnohabitans sp. 63ED37-2 and contains these coding sequences:
- a CDS encoding GMC family oxidoreductase, whose translation is MNDNTFDYIIVGGGTAGCLLANRLSADASKRVLLIEAGKKDDYHWIHIPVGYLYCIGNPRTDWMYQTEATDGLNGRSLRYPRGKVLGGCSSINGMIYMRGQSRDYDQWAQITGHDAWRWEQTLPYFKLHEDHYNGANEFHGAKGAKSELLAPNDLPKGSYLHTLRGRNTGGEWRIEKQRLRWDVLDAFSQAAQQAGIPATDDFNRGNNEGVSYFDVNQRSGWRWNTAKAFLRPTCYSRPNFELWNKAQVSQLLIETQPNGEKRCTGAQVWTGLEMVEVKATQEVILSAGSIGSAQILQLSGIGPAALLQGVGVEVKHDLPGVGANLQDHLQIRSVYKVKGAKTLNTLANSLWGKAMIGMEYAMKRTGPMSMAPSQLGAFTKSDPSQPHANIQYHVQPLSLDAFGEPLHSFPAITASVCNLNPTSRGTVNITSPRFEDAPAIAPNYLATAEDRKVAADSLRVTRRIMSQDAMKPFQPEEFKPGVQYQTDEELAKLAGDIASTIFHPVGTTRMGREDDPMAVVNGRLQVRGITGLRVVDAGVMPTITSGNTNSPTLMIAEKAAQWIGEAFVRN
- a CDS encoding sodium:solute symporter family protein — protein: MSVFGGEGQTQSQFQKSLNKVFLFYGGGFAAFVILLAILEQMGMPKEYIGYAFLAATVLLYGGIGVMSRTNDAAEYYVAGRRVPAVYNGMATGSDWMSAASFIGMAGTLYLTGYGGLAFILGWTGGYCLVALFLAPYLRKFGQFTIPDFLGARYGGNMARLIGVFAAILVSFVYVVAQIFGVGLITARLTGLSFDVGVYVGLAGILVCSFLGGMRAVTWTQVAQYLILIVAYMIPVVWLSVKHTSNPVPQVAYGYLLEKVTAKEEQLLKDPKELEVRGIFKARADAAAEKLKDVPAAMAADKEAATKKLEELKAANAPAADIKAAEAALAALPKDEAAAKAAYTAARTTNTTRAAPPLRHAEPFPGKDDAARDVARKNFLALVFCLMIGTAALPHILMRFYTVPSVREARESVAWSLFFISLLYFTAPALAVLVKFDIYTLLVGTPFDQLPGWIARWNVVDPTLMAVSDINKDGILQLAEIRLGGDIVVLATPEIGGLPFVISGLVAAGGLAAALSTADGLLLTVANALSHDVYYKIVDPNASANRRVAISKVILVFVALAAAYVASLRMADILFLVSAAFSFAAAAFFPALTLGIFWKRANKWGASLGMVSGLAISFYYMVKTHPWMYGLFHEGSLTPEILKANTWWDIAPISAGIFGVPVGFAVIIIVSLLTKAPDQEVQDMVENVRFPSFDGTTSQGSAAH
- a CDS encoding DUF4212 domain-containing protein — protein: MQLTARHQEYWGKNLRITGLLLALWFFVTFVLLYFSRDLTFSFFGWPFSFWVAAQGALIVYCLIIWYYARYMNNLDKEYGVAEGEEA
- a CDS encoding DUF4212 domain-containing protein, with translation MAFIHKKRILTSVLLLAWLLISFGPSFFARELSVLVWGWPLYFWMAAQGSILLFIGIVVVYAWLMNRWEAQETAAGRDIPKGW
- a CDS encoding DUF1289 domain-containing protein; amino-acid sequence: MSVHTKILAQRAAQVLAEAVPNVPSPCISVCVMDPQAEVCVGCWRSLQEIGAWSRMPDEAKRQVWQRIQQRLTGLGGA
- a CDS encoding 2-hydroxyacid dehydrogenase, with the translated sequence MNITICFDKLDPAPWVQGLQQAFPEASVTAWSPGAPAADHAIVWAPPQQFIDEQAGLQTLFNIGAGVDALLQLKLPPALKVVRLDDAGMSVQMAEYVCHAVIRHFREFDGYDTDTQLGKWSYRKPRSRADFAVGVMGLGVLGERVAKALQVFEFPVNGYSRSPKDLPGIRCFSGAQSLPEFLQATRVLVNLMPLTTETENILNQDTLSQLQKGGYVINVARGKHLVEDDLIALIDQGHLAGATLDVFRTEPLPVGHPFWQHPKITVTPHTSARTLREESIAQIVGKMQALQRGEAINGVVDHQRGY
- a CDS encoding tetratricopeptide repeat protein, which translates into the protein MSVKTHLSAPHLNTSNRGRCFWLRLQAKVLLVLGLRNQAHAVFHEILQINPEDVLALNSVGFKELNDKRWVQALGFFERALALTPTNANAHFNVGFVREELGLSQDAEQAFRAAIQIDEKMDRAWYGLGLVLVRQRRFEESLLAFKRNTELQSMSPYAWYQMARVHMEMHAPDKALEVMRHLKGFEPKVAAQLERETGLSLDRPV
- a CDS encoding 2-hydroxychromene-2-carboxylate isomerase — protein: MKTIHFYIDFISPYAWLGFDALPRALEGISHRVVHKPVLFAAMLKHHGQLGPAEIPSKRDWTYRQVLWLARQQGTPLQLPAMHPFNPLGLLRLATACDVDGTPSRYVCEKIFRHVWCHGQDAADPERLAALTAELAPALDPSSAQVKQALQMHAQEAIEQGVFGVPSWVVDGRVFWGQDALPMLRAYLQGDVWFEGPDWQAPALCGVGVKRT
- a CDS encoding hydroxymethylglutaryl-CoA lyase, whose amino-acid sequence is MSMPSKVQLIDVGPRDGLQNEKQPVPAAVKIELVHRLQAAGLTEIEVTSFVSPKWVPQMADNAVVMAGITRQAGVRYSVLTPNMVGYQAAVASKPDEIVVFGAASQAFSQKNINCSIVESMERFAPVVQAALAAGIAVRGAMSCTVGCPYEGEVSPTSVAHLAGLMKQIGVQRVDVADTIGTGTPLKVQKAIEATLQHFDIDHICGHFHDTYGQALANTLAALQMGVWNFQSSVAGLGGCPYAKGATGNVATEDVVYMLHGMGIATGIDLDKLVDAGAFISDFLGRQPNSNVARAILNKRAG
- a CDS encoding universal stress protein, with the protein product MYKHIILAYDGSNSGQKAMLELKELAHWGQPRLTLVAVAPNPLDVGSMEMGYYTSADNGPVEETLREQLAQGVQTLQTMGYTVQGEVLKGEVIRELSDFAERAGADLIVVGHKHEPNLLRRWWSGSTAKSLVEESPCNVLIVVDRSAVAAT
- a CDS encoding YbaK/EbsC family protein, yielding MCGAELHSLPEGVQRVARALQDADHPHVPVMLDGAARTAQEAADALGVELGQIAKSVIFKRKEDGVAVLVVASGDRRVDEKKVSALVGKIGRADADFVKAQTGFAIGGVSPVAHLHPPVTLLDQDLWRFDEIWAAAGHPHGVFRLRPQDLPDLTGARSVDVVQASPGAQVQTADACRALAQDAP